The Nocardioides marmorisolisilvae genomic interval GGTCGGCTACCTGCCCTTCGAACAAGACGCCGCGAACCTCTTCTTCCAGCTGGTCTCATCCCGCTACGAACACGCCTCGCTCGTGCTCACCTCGAATCTGCCGTTCTCCAGCTGGGGTGGCGTGTTCGGAGACCAAGCCGTCGCCGCGGCCATGATCGACCGCATCGTCCACCACGCCGACGTCCTCACATTGAAGGGCGCCAGCTACAGGCTCCGCGGACGCGGCATCGACAGCCTCCCCAGCATCCGCACCACCACAGCAGAAGACGAGTCCTAGACTCACCCAAACCGTTCACTTTTCAGGCGCCGGAATCGACCAGTTTTGGAGCGCCGCCGACAGCTGGTCCGATGGTCGGTTACGCGCGCAGCCGGAGTCCCCCAGGGTGCCGGTGTCGCCGAACTCCTCGACGAAGGAGGCGCCGGGCGCGACCTGGATCGGCATCAGGTGATCACCGCCAGCACGGCCTGATACCTCTGCTCAGCCACACTCAACTCCCACATACCGGGAGTGTCACCAATCAGGCGAAGCACTACACGGACCTGGTGGGGCGGGTGGGGCTCGAACCCACGACCCAGGGATTATGAGTCCCCTGCTCTGACCGGCTGAGCTACCGCCCCGGCGGACAGGAGCCTAACGACAGCGCGCCCGGCCCTCGGCACCGCGGCTACGGACGGGACTTGTGCCGGGGCTTCTTGTGGGGCCGGTCCTCGCGGGGCGGCCCCTTGCGGTGCGGCCGCGGCTCGTGGCGGGCTCCGCCTGCGCGATCGGGCTGGAGGTCGATCAGCACCCCCGAGATCCGGGTCCCGCGCAGCGCGTCGAGGGTGCCGGCCGGTAGGTCGGCGGGAAGCTCGACGAGGGAGAACTGCACCTTGATGTCGATCCGGCCGAAGTCCTCGCGGCTCAGGCCGCCCTCGTTGGCCAGCGCGCCGACGATCTGGCGGGGCTCGACGTGGTGGCGCTTCCCGACGGCGATCCGGTACATCGCCATCGGCTTGCCGCTGGACCGCCGCGGCCCACGATCGGCCGACCTGGACTCGGTACGACGTGCGGGCGGCTCCGGGATCTCCTCCACGAAGAGCGGCTCGCCGTCCTGCGCCAGTACGGCGATCGCGGCGGCGACGTCCGCCGCCGGCACGTCGTGCTCCTGCTCGTAGCTGAGCACCAGCTCCCGGAAGACGGGCAGCTGGGGATCGCCCAGAGCTTGGGTGATCGCCTCGGTGAACTTCGCGACCCGGTTGGCGTTCACGTCCTCCACGGTCGGCATCGCCATCGGCGTCAGCGGCTGCCTGGTCGCCTTCTCGATCGCGCGCAGCAGGTAGCTCTCCCGCGGAGTGACGAAGGAGATCGCGGCACCCGCCGCACCGGCGCGGCCGGTGCGACCGATGCGGTGCACGTAGGACTCGGTGTCGGTGGGGATGTCGTGGTTGATCACGTGACTGATCCGGGGCACGTCGAGACCCCGGGCCGCCACGTCGGTCGCGACCAGGATGTCGAGCTTGCCCTTGCGCAGCTGGTCGATCGTGCGCTCACGCTGCACCTGGGCGACGTCGCCGTTGATCGCGGCGGCGGAGAAGCCTCGGGCCCGGAGCCGCTCGGCGAGCTCCTCGGTGGCCTGCTTGGTCCGGACGAAGATGATCATCGCGTCGAAGTTCTCGACTTCGAGGATCCTGGTCAGCGCGTCCAGCTTCTGCGGATGGGCGATCTTGAGGTAGCGCTGCGAGACGTTGGCCGCGGTCGTCGTCTTCGACTTGACGGTGATCTCGACCGCGCCCGGAGCGTGCTTCCTGGTCATCCGGCGGATCTGCGCGGGCATCGTCGCCGAGAACAGTGCGACCTGCTTGTCCTCCGGGGTCCCGGTGAGGATCTGGTCGACGTCCTCTGCGAAGCCCATGTTGAGCATCTCGTCGGCCTCGTCGAGGACGACGAACCGCAACGCACTCAGGTCGAGGGTGCCCTTGTCGAGGTGGTCCATGATCCGGCCGGGGGTGCCGACCACGATGTGCACGCCCCGACGGAGCGCGGACAGCTGGACGCCGTACCCCTGGCCGCCGTACACGGGTAGCACGTGCAGGCCCTTGATGTGCGCGGCGTACCGCTCGAAGGCCTCGGCCACCTGGAGCGCCAGCTCGCGGGTGGGCGCCAGCACGAGCGCCTGCGGTGTCTTCTGAGCGAGATCGACGTGCGACAGGATCGGCAATGCGAACGCCGCGGTCTTGCCGGTGCCGGTCTGGGCCAGGCCCACGACGTGCTTGCCCTCGAGCAGGGGCGGGATCGTCTCCGCCTGGATCGGCGACGGCGTCTCGTACCCGACGTCGCGCAGCGCCCGAAGGACCCGCTCGTCGAGGCCGAGGTCATCGAATCGGACAGTCGGCTCCTCGGCTTCGCTCACCGCTCAAGGGTAGGGGCTGCGACGGCCACCGCCGAATCCACCGGAACGGGCTGCGGCGCCCACAGCGACGAGCGCAGCGTCACCACGAGGTAGGCCGAGGCCAGCGCGGTGACACCCCCGATCACTCCGAAGATCACGTGGAAGTCGAGGACGGCGACCAGCCCGGCCCCGACCGCCAGTGAGATCGCCTGCGGCGTGCCCATCAGGGTCTCCGCAGCGGCCGAGACGCGGCCCATCAGCCGTTGCGGAGTACGCCGCTGCAGCAGCGTGGTGAAGGCCACGAAGAGCATCGGCAGGCTGTAGCCGCACAGCACCACCGCGACCAGCACCACCGCCAGTGTCGAGGTCAGCGCGATCGCGAGCACCGAGGTCGCGAGCAGCGCCAGTCCGACAGCAACGGTGCCCGGCTCGCCGAGCCGACGTACCCATCGCGAGGTGGTCAGCCCGCCGGCGATCGCACCGATCCCCTGCATGGTGACGATCACACCGGCGAACGTCACCGGCTTGTCGTAGAAGTCGAGCAGCGCATAGATGGACGCCTCGATGTAGCCGAGCACGAACAGCGTGATCGCGAACGCCGCCACCACGTGCTTGAGCACCGGCTCGTGCACGAGGTGGCGCACTCCCCCGGTCATCTCCGCCCACCAGTGTTCGGTCGACCGCTCCGGCCGCTCCTCGGGCACGCGGAGCGTCGCGATCACCGCCGCCGCGACCAGGAAGGACGCCGCATCGACGACCGCGACGGCGCCGCCGCCGATCCAGCCGAAGAGTCCGGCGCCGATCAGCGGACCGATGAGCCGGTAGCCCTCCTTGACGGTCTGCAGCGACGAGTTGGCCTCGACCAGGGTCTCGTCGGGAAGCATCTCCTTGAGCAGGCCGTTGAGGGACGCCGGCACCACCACGAACGAGATGCCGTAGCAGAACGCGACCGCGTAGATGATCCACACGTCACCGGCGTCGCGCACCAGCAGCAGAGGCAGCAGGACCAAGGCGGAGGCGAGTGTGCTCCACACCAGCATCGGCCGACGCCGGAACCGGTCGAGGAAGATGCCGTACGCCGGCGCGAACAGCGCCGGCAGCACCATCCAGAAGAACGTGAACCCGGCGCGTCCGTTGGAGCCCGTCAGCGACTTGACCCACATCGAGAGCACCAACAGCATCACCGCGTCGCCGAACATCGACGTCGACATCGCTACGAAGAGGCGGCGGAAGCCCGGCAAGGCGAACGCCTGTCGCATCAGTCCGCGCCCGGTTCGGCTCGCCGGCTCTCGGACCGTTCGTGCGTCGGGTCGGCGATCCCGTACGTCGGCACCCCCCACGACACCAGCGCGCACAGTCGGGACCCGGCCGGTCGCTTCGAGGCGTCCTCGAACCGGTCCGTCTTCTCCATCAGCAGCGTCCGGACCGCGTCGTTGAGCTCGCGCAGCTCGGCCGCGGTCAGCCAGGCGGCGCTCTGGGTGACGTCCGCGGACTGCTGCCAGTCAGCAGCGTCGTCGCGCAGTCGTCTCCGGGCGTCGTACAGCCGGTCGACCTCGCGCGCGACCAGGACCTGGCTCAGCGCCTCCCCGGCGACGGCCAGCTCGGCCGGACCGTCGAAGTCGTTCCAACTGACCCCCAGGTGGCTGACCTGCCAGGGGCGCTGCCGCCCGGTGCCACCGTGGGCCTCCTCGACGAAGCCGTGCTCGGCGAGCTTGCGCAGGTGCCACGAGCAGTTCGCTGGGGACTCCTCGATGCGCTCGGACACCTGGCTGGCGGTCAGCGCACCGTGCACGGTGAGTTGCTCGATGATCGCGATCCGGACCGGATGGGCGAGCGCGCGGAGGGCACGCGGGTCGGTCAGGGTGCGCTGTCGTTCCGGCATAGGTCGAAAGTACTCTTTCGAAAGACTCCTTGCAATGGTTCTCGGTGGCATGCTGGGGCCATGACCGAGCAACCCGCCCGTCCCGAGCCGCTCGAGCCGCTCCCCGAGGACTGGAGCTCCGCGCTGTGCATCGTGGCCCACCCCGACGACATGGAGTTCGGCACCGCCGCCGCTGTCGCCCGCTGGACCGGCCAGGGCAAGAGGATCGTCTACTGCATGGTCACCAGCGGCGAGGCGGGCATCGATGGGATCGCGCCAGACGAGTGCCGCGAGGTGCGTGAGGCCGAGCAGGTCGCGTCCGCCCGGGTCGTCGGCGTCGACGAGGTCGACTTCCTGCGCCGGCCCGACGGCATCGTCGAGTACGGCGTGGACCTGCGCCGGATCCTGGCCGAGGAGGTACGCCGGCACCGGCCCGAGATCGTCATCACCGGGAACTTCCGCGACACCTTCGGCGGCACCAATCTCAACCAGGCCGACCACATCGCGGTGGGTCGGGCGGTGCTCGACGCCGTCCGGGACGCCGCGAACCGGTGGATCTTCCACGAGCAGCTCGAACCGGTGGGGAGCACGCCCGGCGCGCTGGGCCTGGAGCCGTGGTCGGGCGTACGCGCGGTCTGGGCTGCCAGCTCACCGCTGTCCACCCACGGCGTCGACACGACGGAGACGTTCGACGCCGGGGTGGCATCGCTCGAGGCGCATCGGGCCTACATCGAGGGACTCGGCTGGGAGCAGTTCGACCCGCGGGAGTTCCTCGAGGGGATCTCGCGCGCCAACGGCCAGCGGATGGGGGTCGCCTTCGCGGCCCCGTTCGAGGTCTTCCCGATGGGCTGGGGCGGCTGACCGTGGACGAGAGCCCCCGTTGGCGGCACGCGGTCCACGAGGGCGAGGACTCCCCCTTCGCCCACACCGACCCGCCTTCGGACGACGCCCCGACGTACCGCACGCTCACCTACGAGGTCGACGGTCGGGTCGCGCGGCTGACGTTCAACCGGCCCGAGCAGGGCAACTCGATCACCGCCGACACCCCTGTCGAGATCGCCGACGCCGTCGAGCGGGCCGACCTGGATCCGCGCGTCCACGTGATCGTCCTGTCCGGGCGCGGCAAGGGGTTCTGCGGCGGCTACGACCTCGCGGCGTCGGCCGAGCATCTCAGGGATGGCAGGGAGGTCACCCGTGGCGGCGCGGGCACCGTCCTCGACCCGGCGGTGCAGAGTGCCAACCATGATCCTGCGGGCACCTGGGACCCGATGGTCGATTACGCGATGATGAGCCGCTTCACCCGCGGCTTCGCCTCGCTGCTGCACGCCGACAAGCCCACCGTGGCGAAGATCCACGGCTTCTGTGTCGCCGGCGGAACCGACATCGCACTGCACTGCGACCAGATCGTGATCGCCGCCGACGCCAAGATCGGGTACCCACCCACCCGGGTCTGGGGGGTGCCCAGCGCCGGGCTGTGGGCACACCGCCTCGGCGACCAGCGCGCGAAACGGCTGCTCCTCACCGGCGACTGCCTCAACGGGCGGGAGGCTGCCGAATGGGGCCTGGCCATCGAGGCGCCGGAGCCCGACGCACTCGATGAGCGCACCGAGATCCTCGTGCAGCGGATCGCCGCGATGCCGCTGAACCAGCTCGTCATGGTGAAGCTCGCCCTGAACTCGGCGCTGCTCGCGCAGGGCGTGGCGAACAGCCGGCTGATCTCCACCGTGTTCGACGGGATCTCGCGGCACACCCGCGAGGGCTACGCCTTCCAGCAGCGAGCCGCCGAGGTCGGGTTCCGGCAGGCTGTCCGCGAGCGTGACGCCGCGCCGTACGACGATGCCGGGCCGTCGACCAACAAGGGTTGACGCGCGTTCGCGATGTCCGAGCGCCCACCAGGGCCCGAGC includes:
- a CDS encoding DEAD/DEAH box helicase produces the protein MSEAEEPTVRFDDLGLDERVLRALRDVGYETPSPIQAETIPPLLEGKHVVGLAQTGTGKTAAFALPILSHVDLAQKTPQALVLAPTRELALQVAEAFERYAAHIKGLHVLPVYGGQGYGVQLSALRRGVHIVVGTPGRIMDHLDKGTLDLSALRFVVLDEADEMLNMGFAEDVDQILTGTPEDKQVALFSATMPAQIRRMTRKHAPGAVEITVKSKTTTAANVSQRYLKIAHPQKLDALTRILEVENFDAMIIFVRTKQATEELAERLRARGFSAAAINGDVAQVQRERTIDQLRKGKLDILVATDVAARGLDVPRISHVINHDIPTDTESYVHRIGRTGRAGAAGAAISFVTPRESYLLRAIEKATRQPLTPMAMPTVEDVNANRVAKFTEAITQALGDPQLPVFRELVLSYEQEHDVPAADVAAAIAVLAQDGEPLFVEEIPEPPARRTESRSADRGPRRSSGKPMAMYRIAVGKRHHVEPRQIVGALANEGGLSREDFGRIDIKVQFSLVELPADLPAGTLDALRGTRISGVLIDLQPDRAGGARHEPRPHRKGPPREDRPHKKPRHKSRP
- a CDS encoding MFS transporter is translated as MRQAFALPGFRRLFVAMSTSMFGDAVMLLVLSMWVKSLTGSNGRAGFTFFWMVLPALFAPAYGIFLDRFRRRPMLVWSTLASALVLLPLLLVRDAGDVWIIYAVAFCYGISFVVVPASLNGLLKEMLPDETLVEANSSLQTVKEGYRLIGPLIGAGLFGWIGGGAVAVVDAASFLVAAAVIATLRVPEERPERSTEHWWAEMTGGVRHLVHEPVLKHVVAAFAITLFVLGYIEASIYALLDFYDKPVTFAGVIVTMQGIGAIAGGLTTSRWVRRLGEPGTVAVGLALLATSVLAIALTSTLAVVLVAVVLCGYSLPMLFVAFTTLLQRRTPQRLMGRVSAAAETLMGTPQAISLAVGAGLVAVLDFHVIFGVIGGVTALASAYLVVTLRSSLWAPQPVPVDSAVAVAAPTLER
- a CDS encoding helix-turn-helix domain-containing protein, with protein sequence MPERQRTLTDPRALRALAHPVRIAIIEQLTVHGALTASQVSERIEESPANCSWHLRKLAEHGFVEEAHGGTGRQRPWQVSHLGVSWNDFDGPAELAVAGEALSQVLVAREVDRLYDARRRLRDDAADWQQSADVTQSAAWLTAAELRELNDAVRTLLMEKTDRFEDASKRPAGSRLCALVSWGVPTYGIADPTHERSESRRAEPGAD
- a CDS encoding PIG-L deacetylase family protein — its product is MTEQPARPEPLEPLPEDWSSALCIVAHPDDMEFGTAAAVARWTGQGKRIVYCMVTSGEAGIDGIAPDECREVREAEQVASARVVGVDEVDFLRRPDGIVEYGVDLRRILAEEVRRHRPEIVITGNFRDTFGGTNLNQADHIAVGRAVLDAVRDAANRWIFHEQLEPVGSTPGALGLEPWSGVRAVWAASSPLSTHGVDTTETFDAGVASLEAHRAYIEGLGWEQFDPREFLEGISRANGQRMGVAFAAPFEVFPMGWGG
- a CDS encoding crotonase/enoyl-CoA hydratase family protein — protein: MDESPRWRHAVHEGEDSPFAHTDPPSDDAPTYRTLTYEVDGRVARLTFNRPEQGNSITADTPVEIADAVERADLDPRVHVIVLSGRGKGFCGGYDLAASAEHLRDGREVTRGGAGTVLDPAVQSANHDPAGTWDPMVDYAMMSRFTRGFASLLHADKPTVAKIHGFCVAGGTDIALHCDQIVIAADAKIGYPPTRVWGVPSAGLWAHRLGDQRAKRLLLTGDCLNGREAAEWGLAIEAPEPDALDERTEILVQRIAAMPLNQLVMVKLALNSALLAQGVANSRLISTVFDGISRHTREGYAFQQRAAEVGFRQAVRERDAAPYDDAGPSTNKG